The genomic window GACGCTTTCCAGCTCTTCAATGCGCTGTGGCGGTTTTACCTCGTCCAGAAAGTGCAGATCAATCCCCAGCTTGTGGGTTTCTTCACCTTGCTCGACCGAGAGGGCGGTTACGGTCATTGCCACAAGCCATGGCTTGAACAACTCCATCGCCTCCCGCGGCATACCATTCTTACTGCAAAACTCGTCCAAAGCGTCGGAAGTCTGCTTGGAGATGTGTTTGGAAAGCGAATCACCGTCCTCATACATTCCTTGTCCTTGTGCGAGTTCGAGAGTACTGGATGAATCGACATTCTTAATGTTGATCTCTACTGCCAGCACTTTCGAGGCAGCGAACGCGGATTCCATCGCCGCAGGCAGTGGATACAAGTCAGGCGTGCCCACGTGAACCGACCCCAACAGGTATACGGTCGTGGTTGAGGATGTGACCTTCCACATGAGGAAACGTCGCGGGCTCGATTGTTCGGTGGCTGGATTCGCGGCTGCGAGGGCATATCCCTGGCACGCCACCAAAGCCATCAGGAACGTGAAGAAACGAACCGACTTCCTGCGAAACCATTCCAGCATGTGCGTTTTCATAGAGGTGTAAGTGCTCACACAAATTATAGACGTTCTGCGCGCAGGCCAGTTTCGCCGTAAGCGATTTGCTATGGCTTGTTAAGTCTTGCCGTATCTCGTTCTTGCCCATGCCCCAGCGCCGTTAGGCGCGGCATGAGTTAGTCCAGCCGTGGAAGCGCTGGGTAAGAGTAGAGAAACAAGGCAAGCCCTGGAAGGGCGGCACATTGAATCCACGTGAATCCGCTAGCTTTTCTTTGTGTCCTTTGTGTGTATCCTTCGTGCCCTTTGTGGTTAAGTTTTTTATCCCCCTGCCGCTCTATGTCGTCCTTTGCCGTCGAACGCCTCAGCAGCAAACCAACCCCAGCATGGCATACTGCCGCCGTAGGAGAAGAACATCATGCATAAGCTCATTTTCTGTCTGCTACTGGCGATTGCTCCTGTAGCTTTCAGCCAGGAAAGTTCCACAGTGCAGCCGTCATCCCCACCTGCCACGTCCTCGACTTCTTCACCTCCATCTCCTGCACCTCTATCCAAGAAAGACCTGATGGCGAGAGACAAGATTTTTTTCGTAACTTCCGACACGTTTTATGTCAAGAAAGAGGAACTTGAGAAAGGATTGTTGAATCGCGAAGAATTTGAAAAGTGGGGCCTTCTGGTTACGCACAATCAGCGTGATGCCGACGCAATTCTTTACGTGAGGCGCGCGGCCTTTCAAAACAATTTTCCTTATACCGTTACCGATCGCCAAACCGGAATTGTCATCATGGGCGGAGAGGTCAATTCATTGTTCGGCACGGTGCCGGGCAAGATTGCCGGGGACATCGTGAACAAGTTAAGGCCCATCTACGAACCCAAACCCAATACCGCTAAACCCTCGACGCCATAGCCGAAGCATCCTCCAGGTTTCTACGCCGAGTGGTCCCATTGTGGTATCAAACTCTTAACTCCTGAGAAAACGCAGGTTATCATTGTCCCTGGAAGTGTATCCAGCATCCCAGGATGCAGAGCTAAGATTAGAAAAAAGCCCTATAAGTTCTTTGAAAATTTAAGCCGGATGCGGATCGTAATGTCCGCTTAACAGCCTCTCAGGTCACGGCTCCGCCTCGTTCAGTGTTTACGGATATATAACCAATTCGCTTATATCCAACACAAGCTGCTGGTCGTTGAATCCCCTCTGTAAAAAATTGAAAGTCAAAGAGTTAGAGCTGCGGACACTATTTGAGCAAGTGGAGTGGGGGCGCCTGGTTTTATAAGGGGCCGAAGATAACTAGAAGATAACTAAAGGGCGAAGGACTCCTTCTACCCAAAACGTCCCTTGTCGAGTGTCGTGTACTGAAATCGCCTCCCCTTGCCAGCAAGGGGAGGGGGGCGCCTGAAATTCCAGTCGCGTCCATTCGCGGCGAGCTTTCTGGGAACTGTTTCCCTACGCTCTGGTGGGTTAGCATTTACGGATACGATTTTGCTTGTCAGTTCACCAAGCTAATAAGGATAATTCTGGCCTCGGCCGGAGGTTCCCCCTGACCAGACCGACCAAATCGAAACTTTTTGCATTTGATCTCCGCACTACCACGTCTATCTTCATTGCCTTGTTCGGCTTACTATGGTTGCTGATAGAGCGGAACGTACTTATCGCAATCGACACTGCATGGGTATTTACTTTGCTGATTTTTGCTTATATGGCGTGTTGCGTCCTGGTCATACGGAACCGGAGAAAAAAACGATGAAACCCAGGCTGCTTGCGCGTAGCGTTCTTATCATGTTGCTGATGTTTTCGCCCGTCGGGACACAGGCACAGGAGCCTTCAGCTTTGAAGGCATTTCCGAATACGATGGCCGGTTTTATAAAGGCATGCCTTGACCTCAATGGATTAAAAACGCAATTCATCCATAAACTTGCCAAAGATCAAATACTCGACGTGCTCCATGGAGTGCATTCCGATCTGGAATCGCTGCGGTCTGAGAAACTGCGGCTGAAGAAGAGAATTCAACAACACGAAATTCAACAGTCTGAAATCAATAGCGAGATCACAAATATCGAGGTGACGGTGCGCCAGCTTGAATCTAAATTGGTCAGATTTGGGAATGAAATTGAAGTGGTATCAAGCCCGGAGGCCTCCCGCTTTCGGTCCGACGCCGATGACTATCTCAACTCCAAGATGGACGATCTGGAACATCTCCGCCAGTTTAACAATCCACAAAACCCGCAAGATACGGTCCAGGCATTAAATCGCATTGATGCTTCCCTGACTGAGCTGGAGCAGGCAAGCAAGGCTACAGAGTGCATCATCAAGTTAGTGCAGGATAATAAGCGGTGTAAAGATTCTACTTTCAAGCCATAAGACACTTACCTGGAATACTCCTTTCAATTTCGCTGCAAAACAAAAAAGCCCTCGCTGATGCGAGGGCTTCGGTTTGCAACAATTTCTGAAGCTGTTTCTAATACGGAGCGGTGAAGACGGCATTCTGCATAGTAATGTAGAGGTTCCCGTTCACAGAAGGATCAGCGGCAATTCCATGAACAATACTCAGACGGCCCGGCAACGGGCCACCAGGATTTCCGGTTGGCACGGTTGGGGTGCCAATGATCGTGACCACCACGCCTGCAGGTGAAATCCTGCGGATGGTGTAATTGTTGACATCGGCGACATAGATGTTGCCGGAAGGATCTACGGCCACAGCACCGGGGTTATTGAACCTTGCTGCACCGCCTGTACCATCGGTGCTGCCGCGCAGACCAGCGGCACCTGCCAGGGTACTCACCACCCCTGCAGGCGTGGTGATCTTGCGTATCGTGTGGTTGCCGCTATCGCCGACATAAAGGTTCCCGGAGGCATCTATGGCCAGGCCCGTGGGGAAGTTGAAATGAGCCGGGCTGTCACCTTTGCCGGGCGCACCAGCAACTCCCGCCAGCGTGCTCACTACACCCGCAGGCGTGATCATACGAATGGTGTCATTGTTGGTATCGGTGACGTAGACGTTTCCTGAACTATCCACGGCGATGCCTTGCGGTCCGTCGAAGAGAGCGCCGGGGCTGTCATTGCTGCCATTCGTGCCAGGAGTGCCAGCCAGGATGGTCAGCACGCCTGCTGGTGTGATCTCGTCTATCGTGTCATTGTTGGTGTCGGCTACGTAGACGTTTCCTGCGGTGTCCACGGCCACACTATACGGTCCGTTGAACTGCGCGGGCAGACCGGTGCTGTTGTCTATCAGGGTGGTCACTACGGCAGCAGGTATAGTCGCTTTGCGGACGATGTTGTTGTTGGTATCCGCCACAAAAAGGTTCTGCGCAGTATCCACGGCCAGGCCACGAGGTAAGCTGAAACTCGCAGAGGCACCTGTGCCATCTGAATTTCCAGGAACGGATGGCACACCTGCAAAAACAGACAGAGTGCCGGCCAGAACTCGCACCTGGGCGGTGGCGCTCTTTCCGTCAACATTGGTCACCGTAAGTGTGAAGGTGGTGCTGGCACTTAGATTCCCCGAAGGTAGCGGAGTTCCGCTGACGATCGTCCCAACACCGTGGTCAACCGTTGCGGTTCCGCCACCCGCTCCCGGGTCGAAGACTGCCGTGAGCATGACGCTGCCATTCGGACCAACGCTGGGACGGTCTGAGCTGAAGCTGGTGATCGTCGGTACAACAAGCACCGAGAATGTGACCGTAGTCTGAGCTGTAGCCGTGGCCGTAAACGAACCTACGGTATTGTTGGCCGTGAGTGTGTATGTGGTCGTAGTGGTGGGACTCACGCTTACGCTGGGTTTCGTAGTGACATCGCCAATTCCGTTGTCAATACTCAGGCTCGTTGCCCCGCTTACAGCCCAGCTCAGAGTGCTGCTCTGTCCGTTGCTGATTGTCGAAGGAGTAGCAGCGAAATTCGTGATGACGGGCGTGGGCACCACGGTGACGGTCACCAAGGCAATGACAGCCGCAGTAGAAGGACCATTCCCCGTGGCGTTAGTGGCTACAAGCTGATAGGTCGTGGTCGCCGAAGGGCTGACCGTGACGCTATTGGTGCCGGTGACATCTCCAACGCCGTTGTTGATGGTGAGGCCCGTAGCTCCAGTTACTGACCAGCTCAAGGTGGTGCTCTGCCGGTCGCTGATGACCGGAGGGTTGGCGGTGAAACTGTTGATGACTGGTTTGTCTACCACGGTCACCGATATTGTGGCGGTAGTGCTCTTCCCAGCCTGGTTGGTAGCTGTGAGAGTGTAGGTAGTCGTCGCCGTGGGAGTGACTGCGACAGAGGTGGAACTCAAGGGCACAGTATTGGAGCCTGTAAGCGTTCCGTTTCCGTAGCTGATGTTCATGCTCGTCACCCCACTCACAGACCAGCTCAAGACGCTGCTCTGCCCGCTGGTAATGGTTGCAGGAGTAGCAGTGAAACTCGCGATGCTGGGGTCCTGCATGAGACTACTTCCGGTGGGGTTTCCGGCTGTTCCACAGCCCAGGCTCATGGCCAGCAGCAACGCTGAAAAAACAGCGCATACCGCTCGAGTGATCAAAAAAGGTAGACTGCGAACCGGTCTGGCCGGAAGAGAACATGAATTCATGACGGATCTGGATTTCATTAATTGCTCCGGGGGAAAAGTATGTGGCTCAGGGTGTCGCTGACTGCGCGAAATCGTAGGGATACTGTCAATTAGAACTGTAGCTTCAAACCAAATTGCAGCGTACGAGGACGGTGGGCCTCCACTGGATGAAGAAATCCGTTACCAGCAAGGCAGCCGGGCGCGCCGGCGGAGAAGGTCGTTGTGTCGTAGCAACTAATTGTGTTGCTTGCGGTATTACCCTTGATCGGGTCGTAA from Terriglobales bacterium includes these protein-coding regions:
- a CDS encoding TraB/GumN family protein; the encoded protein is MKTHMLEWFRRKSVRFFTFLMALVACQGYALAAANPATEQSSPRRFLMWKVTSSTTTVYLLGSVHVGTPDLYPLPAAMESAFAASKVLAVEINIKNVDSSSTLELAQGQGMYEDGDSLSKHISKQTSDALDEFCSKNGMPREAMELFKPWLVAMTVTALSVEQGEETHKLGIDLHFLDEVKPPQRIEELESVEFQLSVFASASEQEQQELLASTLKQAENSKESIQKLQEAYIAGDTGKIEEMLQQESEPKSFYKKLIEDRNLRMAEHVENYLKGKEQCFVVVGAGHLVGNQGVVKLLEARNYHVERVIP